From the Manihot esculenta cultivar AM560-2 chromosome 14, M.esculenta_v8, whole genome shotgun sequence genome, the window ACTTCAGGAGATAATGGCCCGGGGAGGAGACATGTTCATTGAAGGCCAAGACTCAGTCAAGAAGGAGCTGATCAAGCGCTTTCCTATTGAGGACTTCGATTGGATTGATGACATTTTTCTAGACAATTAGACGGATGAGCAGGAGGAGGAGCGGACTGAAGACAACCCCATCGACCGGGTCTCTGCTAAAAATATAGCTAATGTAGATAACACAAATGTATCAGAGGCTCGGAGGAGTAGACTGAAGATGTTTCTCCTCCtttataatttcttttcatAATAAAAAGTTCATTTCTGTTAGCTATTTGTCTTTATGTATTTTTATGCTCAACACTCAGACCGAGTAACAAAATAACTAAAACACTCGTCTAACTGCTCTTAGATCAATTGTCAAACTGACGTATAGGTCTTAAATGGCTTATAAAATCATTAATCAGAACTGACGCCCAGTCATTAGCCTGGCAGTTATTCGCCTCATAGTCTTAGATTAAATAacttagaaaaattattaacagGACTTAACACTAGGTAATCGGTCTGGTAGTTACCCTCTTTGTGCCttggcataaaataccttaTAAAAACGGttaacgggactaacacccgataaTCGGTCTAGCAGTTACCCGCCTCGTAACCTAGACATAAAATGTCTTGAATAATTCTAATGGTACTAACACTTGATCATGAGTTTGGCGGTTATCCGCCTTTTGGCTTATCcttgagaaaaatattttgatggTCGGCTCTTAATTTTGGCAAACCATCATTCCTCATAACTGAATAACAAACGATATATAAAAAATGCttgttaatattattgataaaacttGTATAAATTACAGATTCTTCCAAGAATAAGGAATGATCCAGCTATCTAATTTGACCAATTTACCTTCGAAAATCTAAACGGTCCCTTCCAGTTTTCATCCCATTTATTAGATCTGGCACTATCGCATGCTAAATCAGTCATTTGAAGAATTAAATCTCCTAATAAAGACTCGTGATTTGATTCTATTGTTTAACATTAGAgacattttatttctatattatcACGTGATCCTATTTTACAGTGACAACTCATAACTTAGTTTCAACAATTATTATGTAATACCTGCTATTGTTTTTTATAACTTAAAAGTAcacatgtttttatagtttatgCTCATCAGtttacttgttttttttttattttgacgaATTCACATTCcttttaaatgataatttattttaaaaattattcatccaattattattttttaaaaaataaactcatTATTTTTAAGTGGTGAACCATAAAATTTTTACATCGTACAGAAACTATTgaatatagataaataaaaattatttttaaagacataaggtaataatatttatttatattatagtttAATGTTAATAGTAGATTCTTATTTTTTCATTGATaatatgtattaaaataattctataaattaaataataatgtgAAATCGGTTACTTCGAAATAACTTGTAACTAATTAGATTTGATAAATGTAGattacataatatatatttataattaaaattttaaatgttaaagtttattaaatttaataaattatttttagtataataagtaatttaaaattaataacattaagaaattaatttcacttatataatattataaatattttttactctaagtaaaaattataataaaaaattgctatgaatattaaataaattattaaatatcatacattataaaataaaatatataaaatttacagtaattattaattataattacattaatatttatattatttttattttttataatttttttaatttttattataaatctgCCGatagatataaatatgaaaCTAACTCAATTACAGATCATTATTCTGTCAAGAGTGCTTACAGATTTCTGGTTGCTAGGTTTCGACATAGGGAAGGTAGTGAGATATGGAGTCGTTTTTGGAAGACGAAGGTGCCTCCTAAAGTGCTTAATTTCTGCTGGCGTGCTTTAGTTAATATTGTTCCTTGCATCTCTTTGCTTCAGTCAAGGAGAGTTCCGGTTGATTCGATGTGTCCGTTGTGTCATGAGGCTCCTGAGACTGTCTTGCATATTCTTGTTCAATGTCCTTTTGCCCGCAGTTGCTGGTTGAGTTCGCTTTTGGGTTGGCCTGCATTCTCCGCTGCCTCTCTTAGGGAGTGGTTCTCTTTAGCCTTCCTTACTGCTTCTGCGGAGAATGCTTCCCTTATTCTAATGATATGTTGGGCTTTGTGGCATAACAGAAATAATGTTGTTTGGAAAGCTCAGGATCGAACTGCAagtggtgtgttcttcatggcactgaattttttgcagcaatggaGGGGGATTGTTCTGATTCTACTAGCTGCACCAATGTTGTGTCGGCTTTGACTGTCTGGTCTCCTCCACCGCAGGGTTGGATTAAGGTTAATATTGATGCCTCTTTAAACTCGCAACGAAATTCAATAGGCTTCGGCTGTGTAGTCCGAGATGCTAATGGTAGATTTATGGCGGCTAAAACAGGCTGTTTTTGCAGTCAGATGGAGGTTAAGTGTGCTGAGGCAATGGCTTTTCGAGAGGCgttgagctggattaaagagtaCGGATGGGATCAAGTTCTTTTCGAATCGGATACTCAGGTTCTTGTTGTGTCCATTAACAATGCTTCGTTGGATGATTTATCACCTTTTGGTATTTTGGTTCAAAATTGTAAATTGCTTCTATCCAGTTATGAAGAAGCAAGATATGGTTTTATTCACAggtctgcgaatgatgtcgctcatattctagcaacatcggctcattctgagtcaggtcaaagaGTTTGGGTTCATGTCCCTCCTCCTCATATAGTTTCTTTAATCGCTTTGAGTTAATGATATTTCTctccttttcaaaaaaaaaaatgctactgctaataaatataatatgaaaGTAACTCAATTAAAGATTAGGAATGATATCTCTTTCGGTTCAATCACAGCGGAATAgtcattatttttcaaaatatatcaattttttttaatatttgaaaaaattaaatttttacacaaattacaataaaattatgaaatgaaataaaactcgtttctcataaataaaaatattgtatttATATACACAAACATTGTATTTATATACATAAATATTTGGtgatagaaattttttttaatagcaaacaaataaaaattcaaaaaaataaagtgtataaatgaaaataaagagTCGGTTTATCCAGTTTATTCTCCTTCTAGATAAAACTctaaatttacaattttaaaagttacaaaaaaatttatttttaaaattttcactataatatagtattttacaattttttttatagataataaATAGTGAATTAGCGCCGTAATCGAATGGAACAGAGTGGAATTTTGATAAGTTTAGActcgattagaaaataaatttaaaaaatcaagttTGAACTTGAATTcgactcaaattttatttataaattcgaattcaatttataaaataaatattaaactcaaTCTCGGTTCGAACTCGATTTGTAATAAACTTGTTTATCACATTAACGAGTCAACTCAAACTCCACTcaaaaatctcaaatttaacTTCATCTAAACTCGAATTTGAactcgattatattataaacaaattcaatataatttaaatttatttaaattataaataaatttaaattaagaataaaatttaaattataagaacCATCCTTACCGGTGGGTAATCCCATATGgattgaagaaagaaaaaaaaatatataaaatgagaTGAATTAAGCCTCTCAAATTCATTTTAACAGAGAAGGCGACTTATCATTAAAGCCTCTCAAATTCATTTTAACCCGTATACTATCATTGTCTAAATAACAATTTAACTatatactatttaaaaaaaattaataataaataaaatttaattttaaaaataaaaggaaaaattaattaatattattggtGTGAAATTACATGAAAATAGTAGAGGAATCGATATATAATCATAAACTATATATAGGAACAGAAAAGTATTACCACATAATATCTTTCAACAAAAATCATATAAACCCCATTTGTAAACTCAACccaagtaaaattttaaaataaagttggTTTCTAactaaaatcgattcggttcgatttttataaatactaaaatttcagtttattcagttcgattcgattttaaaccgaaccgaccgaatgatcATCTCTAGTTAGTTATTGTGTTTTTCCCCTCtcccatgttttttttttcctcactAACTTCAATCAATTCTCCTTTTGACCAAACCTTCTAGCTTCtcccttctttctttctttctttctttctttctttttcttttcttttcttttttttttttaatgtggaCAAAACAAATGCAGGTGACTTGAACACAAGGAGTTGTTGTTCTTTTAAGCAAATTTACATTTTTACTGctaacttttaaataaaaatcattttagtcATTCAACTCTTAgaacttttattttatactcAAAACTTTAAGAACTTTATCATTCTTAAATTCAatgttaatttaaattcaattttcaaaCATTTATGAATTTCATTTGtattttaataacaataaaaaatattatttctttaaaaaaaattaggatattatattaaatttcaaaaagaaaataaaaaataaaaaaaagtgagCAACTTTTAATCTTCAAAACATTGTTACATTATATAATCGTAGtaaaaaatatagttatattatgtatttctaattaaaatcattttaaatagaGAAAATTAAGCGAGAAAAAAGATGAGTTTGAAGATTGCAAAGAAAAATTAAGAATCAAAgagcaaaaaaacaaaaagaggaGTTTGAGAAGTTATCAATAGAAAGTAGGGGTGtaatcgagccgagccgagccgagctttgtaaagctcaagctcgtttattaaaaaagtttggaagctcgagctcgagctcgagctcgactcgagctctaatatttgattcgagctcggctcgagaattaaatatcataatcgagctcgattcgagctcgactcgtgaaaggctcgtttgatttaataacgagcctaattcgagctcgagctcgaaaagctcgattaagaagctcgttaataaaattcgagctcgaactcggaaagctcgattaagaaactcgttaaaaaagctcgagaccgagctcaaaattaaaaagtttggtttgagctcaagttcagactcgagctcgaattaataattacactttaatcagtttttaatcatcattaatttaaataatataaaaaagagagagtgtacataaaaaaaattacgtaacacaatttataattaaaataacacaaataaatataaattcaatgacataataaaattagattacacacaaagtttaatatcaaacgaataaagttgattccaacttccaacagttgaaacaagctaatataatttaattatcttcataatcatcttcatgcttgttcaattagttaacttgaatttcaacttcaacattcatataaccttaattaattattattaatatactttgataatta encodes:
- the LOC110600563 gene encoding uncharacterized protein LOC110600563, whose product is MKLTQLQIIILSRVLTDFWLLGFDIGKSRRVPVDSMCPLCHEAPETVLHILVQCPFARSCWLSSLLGWPAFSAASLREWFSLAFLTASAENASLILMISMEGDCSDSTSCTNVVSALTVWSPPPQGWIKVNIDASLNSQRNSIGFGCVVRDANGRFMAAKTGCFCSQMEVKCAEAMAFREALSWIKEYGWDQVLFESDTQVLVVSINNASLDDLSPFGILVQNCKLLLSSYEEARYGFIHR